In a single window of the Candidatus Eisenbacteria bacterium genome:
- a CDS encoding anhydro-N-acetylmuramic acid kinase, producing MKKNVTRVIGLNSGTSMDGVDAALVEIRGAGPGLSARVVDFRHEAIRKGDRERLLRAAGRGAREAEERARLHARVGELFARAALRLAERNGGIGTIDLIGSHGQTLLHLPARREGASVQIGDGAVIAARTGTATVFDFRAADVAAGGEGAPLLPLTDWLLFRSPRRDRVLLNIGGIANFTLLPAGCSLEEVVAFDTGPGNALIDRIARLASGGKRRFDPGGAGAARGIVDRETLARLMRHPFLRRRPPKSTGTSVFGDAMAGELWEAGRKKGLGAEGILATATAFTARSAAEAIAARAAPDAEVYVCGGGARNRTLAAMIADGIAPRPLLPFEKLGVDPDAREAVGFALLAGEFVAGNRYDLGGITGSRGAPLLGVLAPGSRPFRIVWRKEKDA from the coding sequence ATGAAGAAGAACGTGACGCGCGTGATCGGCCTGAACTCGGGGACGTCGATGGACGGCGTGGACGCGGCGCTTGTCGAGATCCGCGGCGCCGGTCCCGGCCTAAGCGCGCGGGTCGTCGATTTCCGGCACGAAGCGATTCGCAAGGGGGACCGGGAGCGGCTCCTTCGGGCCGCGGGACGCGGGGCGAGGGAGGCGGAGGAGAGGGCGCGGCTGCACGCGCGGGTCGGAGAACTCTTCGCCCGAGCGGCGCTCCGCCTCGCCGAGAGGAACGGCGGTATCGGGACGATCGACCTGATCGGTAGCCACGGACAGACATTGCTCCACCTCCCCGCGCGGCGGGAGGGCGCTTCGGTGCAGATCGGAGACGGCGCGGTGATCGCCGCGCGGACCGGCACGGCGACGGTGTTCGACTTCCGCGCCGCCGACGTCGCCGCGGGCGGTGAGGGAGCGCCTCTCCTGCCGCTCACCGACTGGCTCCTCTTCCGTTCTCCCCGGCGGGACCGCGTGCTTCTGAATATCGGCGGCATCGCGAACTTCACGCTTCTCCCGGCGGGGTGCTCCCTGGAGGAGGTGGTCGCTTTCGACACAGGCCCGGGGAACGCACTGATCGACCGGATCGCGCGCCTCGCGTCGGGAGGAAAGAGGCGTTTCGACCCGGGCGGCGCCGGCGCGGCGCGCGGCATCGTGGATCGAGAGACGCTGGCCCGCCTCATGCGCCACCCTTTCCTCCGGCGGCGCCCCCCCAAGTCGACCGGGACGTCGGTCTTCGGCGACGCGATGGCGGGGGAGCTGTGGGAGGCGGGGAGGAAAAAGGGGCTCGGCGCGGAGGGCATTCTCGCCACGGCGACAGCCTTCACCGCCCGGAGCGCGGCGGAGGCGATCGCGGCGCGCGCCGCGCCGGACGCGGAGGTTTACGTATGCGGCGGCGGCGCGCGAAACCGCACACTCGCCGCCATGATCGCCGATGGGATCGCCCCGCGGCCGCTTCTCCCCTTCGAGAAACTGGGGGTCGACCCGGACGCGCGGGAGGCGGTCGGTTTCGCCCTGCTGGCGGGTGAGTTCGTCGCCGGAAACCGCTATGATCTCGGCGGCATCACGGGGTCCCGAGGCGCGCCCCTCCTCGGCGTCCTCGCCCCGGGATCGCGCCCCTTCCGAATAGTTTGGAGAAAGGAAAAGGACGCATGA
- a CDS encoding Na+:solute symporter: MRLEAVDWAIVAGYLVFSLAAGVVLARRAGSGMESFFLSGRSLPWWLAGTSMAATSFAADTPLAVTEMVRTHGVAGNWLWWSYGIGGMLSVFLFARFWRRARVVTDAEVTELRYSGRGAAALRAWRGFYSAVIRNCLVMGWVILAMATLVEGAFPGVGKGTAVAVSCGVALVYAVLSGFWAVVVTDLVQFVLALTGAGAAAFFAFRKIGGLEGLAAAFPAERLEGLLRPLPVAGESWLPTGAFAIYLGMLWWCTDNADGGGIIIQRMSASRNEKEAVRATLWFQFAHYGIRTWPWVLVALASLVLFPEMTDHKAAYPATAFLVLPAVWRGILAASLMAAFMSTIDTHLNWGASYLINDLYRRFIDPGATDRRLVLLSRVATILLMGLGALAALRYRTITGAWILTISLGAGAGIVYILRWFWWRINAWSELSAMLASLAANAALRVWAPGIAFPYTLPWIVGLSAAVWVPVTFLTAPVEAERLRGFCARVRPLGAWGPFRGDEPRDPAGRWLLQWGIGTIALYAFLFGGGSLLLGSPVRGAVLLGVAAAGGAALFRFAARERWSE, encoded by the coding sequence GTGCGATTGGAAGCGGTGGACTGGGCGATCGTCGCCGGCTATCTCGTCTTCTCCCTCGCCGCCGGCGTCGTGCTGGCGCGGCGGGCCGGCTCCGGCATGGAGTCTTTCTTTCTCTCCGGCCGCTCTCTTCCCTGGTGGCTCGCCGGCACGAGCATGGCCGCCACCAGCTTCGCCGCCGACACTCCCCTCGCCGTCACCGAGATGGTCCGCACGCACGGCGTCGCGGGGAACTGGCTCTGGTGGAGCTACGGAATCGGCGGCATGCTCTCGGTATTCCTCTTCGCCCGTTTCTGGAGGCGGGCGCGCGTGGTGACCGACGCGGAGGTGACGGAGCTGCGCTACTCGGGGCGGGGCGCGGCGGCGCTCCGCGCGTGGCGCGGTTTCTACAGCGCCGTGATCCGCAACTGCCTGGTGATGGGATGGGTGATCCTCGCCATGGCGACGCTCGTGGAGGGGGCTTTCCCCGGCGTGGGGAAGGGGACGGCGGTGGCGGTCTCCTGCGGCGTCGCGCTCGTTTACGCGGTCCTCTCCGGGTTCTGGGCGGTGGTGGTGACCGACCTGGTGCAGTTCGTCCTCGCGCTGACCGGCGCCGGCGCGGCCGCCTTCTTCGCCTTCCGTAAAATCGGCGGACTGGAGGGGCTCGCCGCCGCCTTCCCGGCGGAGCGTCTCGAGGGGCTCCTCCGCCCGCTCCCCGTCGCGGGGGAGAGCTGGCTCCCGACGGGCGCCTTCGCCATCTATCTCGGCATGCTCTGGTGGTGCACCGACAACGCCGACGGCGGGGGGATCATCATCCAGAGGATGTCCGCTTCCCGGAACGAGAAGGAGGCGGTGCGCGCCACCCTCTGGTTCCAGTTCGCCCACTACGGGATCCGGACATGGCCGTGGGTGCTGGTGGCGCTGGCGTCGCTCGTCCTCTTTCCGGAGATGACCGACCACAAGGCGGCGTACCCGGCCACCGCGTTTCTCGTTCTTCCGGCGGTTTGGCGGGGGATCCTGGCGGCGTCTCTGATGGCGGCGTTCATGTCCACCATCGACACGCACCTGAACTGGGGCGCTTCGTATCTCATCAACGATCTGTACAGGCGGTTCATCGATCCCGGGGCGACCGACCGGCGGCTGGTGCTGTTGTCGCGGGTCGCGACCATTCTGCTGATGGGGCTCGGCGCGCTCGCGGCGCTCCGCTATCGCACGATCACCGGCGCTTGGATCCTGACGATCTCTCTCGGCGCCGGCGCGGGGATCGTTTACATCTTGCGATGGTTTTGGTGGCGGATCAACGCCTGGAGCGAACTCTCGGCGATGCTCGCCTCCCTCGCCGCCAACGCGGCGCTCCGGGTTTGGGCGCCGGGGATCGCTTTCCCCTACACGCTCCCCTGGATCGTGGGGCTCTCGGCGGCGGTCTGGGTGCCCGTCACCTTCCTGACCGCGCCGGTCGAGGCGGAGAGGCTCCGGGGATTCTGCGCGCGCGTGCGGCCGCTCGGGGCGTGGGGGCCTTTCCGCGGCGACGAACCGCGCGATCCGGCGGGGCGTTGGTTGCTCCAGTGGGGGATCGGCACGATCGCGCTTTACGCCTTTCTCTTCGGCGGCGGCTCGCTTCTTCTCGGGAGCCCCGTTCGGGGGGCGGTTCTTCTCGGCGTCGCCGCGGCGGGCGGGGCGGCGCTTTTCCGTTTCGCGGCGCGGGAGAGGTGGAGCGAATGA
- a CDS encoding tetratricopeptide repeat protein, whose product MKADRKATVPAIVGLLAILLFSSLAGAADDPVREAVDLFYMGERERALALLEQRIAEVPSDVDAHLAYCEMRIRSGEREKVRKEYNDWAEREPDNRAVRLVHMVLSRQSMVKYSIMEDFLRKNPDYARGYEELGKAYLEGTRVSQARAALAEAVRLDPNRALARLHLALAHRAAGEHEEEEKELRRAMELDPEMVVIQKELGAALYFQGDAAEAAKILEPLRSRLGTDRDYLTLLSRVLTDLGRLDEAEEARRAALEGTTEEYLGDLVFRGLRLRNAWRLDEGEQLMLDAIHLDSTFLEAYMQLGILYRMRKDPEKSIETYTKATRFGSLNQLAWRNLGISYRDRGDLEMAETYFRKAVEVDPDYLTGWVDLARVLGRLGDFDEAIENWKRVISMAPYGWEAMEARETLYYLEKGEIPPEPEEQSGLVFPNLPTQQ is encoded by the coding sequence ATGAAGGCCGACCGGAAAGCGACCGTACCGGCGATCGTCGGTTTATTGGCGATTCTGTTGTTTTCGTCTCTGGCGGGGGCCGCGGACGATCCGGTTCGTGAGGCGGTGGATCTCTTCTATATGGGGGAACGGGAACGGGCGCTGGCTCTTCTCGAACAAAGGATCGCCGAGGTCCCGAGCGACGTGGACGCCCACCTCGCCTATTGTGAGATGCGGATCCGCAGCGGCGAGAGGGAGAAGGTTCGCAAGGAGTACAACGATTGGGCGGAGCGGGAACCGGACAACCGCGCCGTCCGGCTGGTCCACATGGTCCTCTCCCGTCAATCGATGGTCAAGTACAGCATCATGGAGGACTTTCTCCGGAAGAACCCCGATTACGCGCGCGGATATGAGGAACTGGGCAAGGCCTATCTGGAAGGAACGAGGGTTTCTCAAGCACGGGCGGCGCTGGCCGAGGCGGTGCGGCTCGATCCGAACCGCGCCCTGGCCCGCCTGCATCTCGCCCTCGCCCATCGCGCCGCCGGGGAGCACGAGGAAGAGGAGAAGGAGTTGCGGCGGGCGATGGAGCTGGATCCGGAGATGGTGGTCATTCAGAAGGAACTGGGCGCCGCTCTTTACTTCCAAGGCGATGCGGCGGAGGCGGCCAAGATTCTGGAACCCCTTCGGAGCCGACTCGGAACCGACCGGGACTACCTCACCCTGCTCTCCCGTGTCCTGACCGATCTGGGGCGTCTCGATGAAGCGGAGGAGGCGCGCCGGGCCGCATTGGAGGGGACGACCGAGGAGTATTTGGGCGATCTGGTTTTTCGGGGACTCCGGCTCAGGAACGCCTGGCGGCTCGACGAGGGAGAGCAGCTCATGCTCGACGCGATTCACCTCGACTCGACTTTCCTAGAGGCGTACATGCAGCTCGGGATTCTCTACCGGATGCGGAAGGATCCGGAAAAGTCGATCGAGACCTACACGAAAGCGACCCGTTTCGGCTCGTTGAACCAACTCGCCTGGCGCAATCTGGGAATCAGCTACAGGGACCGGGGCGACCTCGAGATGGCGGAAACTTACTTCCGGAAGGCGGTGGAGGTGGATCCGGACTATCTCACCGGCTGGGTCGATCTGGCGCGCGTGCTCGGCCGTTTGGGTGATTTCGACGAGGCGATCGAAAACTGGAAGCGGGTGATCAGCATGGCTCCCTACGGATGGGAGGCGATGGAAGCTCGGGAAACCTTGTATTACCTGGAGAAGGGGGAGATCCCCCCCGAGCCGGAGGAGCAGTCCGGGTTGGTTTTCCCGAACCTGCCCACCCAACAGTAG
- a CDS encoding FG-GAP repeat protein, whose translation MRYRMLWVLLFCFSTAVSAEGRRYDLQFEKKAILYGEQRSGNMGNAVAAGDFDGDGIDDLAVATPGADRSDPDRKIAGRIDVYFGGPERRADEAHTGTGEADWVIFGGGEKDGIGYSLVAGDLDGDGRDELVVGSIFLDGPDGERVNCGGAYVFYGGPRHEGRRVIDLAREPADIAIFGAEAKDHLTGDMAAGDLDGDGRDDLVLGAFYADGPENGRHHCGEAHVLFGAPRSALPPVIDLAETTLPWIYGAEASDTFGRALAIGDLDGDGKGDIIGGAYYADGPDNERINAGEVYVLYGRPRDRFPSETDLTDGADLHIYGEAEGFVTGRDVAAADMNRDGRDDMLIGAHFGTVDPRDTEGSRDGVLYIVYGRPERGMVGVLDLGTNADCRIHGGESHEQLGWPLITGVIDEEGNEAVIAVAKKSSGGELARHEAGEAYFISSRPLRETLRGRISIDEAADFSVVGSNERDKAAFSGAVLDWNGDGRPEIALGVPDAGGPSGDAPSAGETILFFVP comes from the coding sequence ATGCGATACCGAATGCTTTGGGTTCTGTTGTTCTGCTTCAGCACCGCCGTGTCCGCCGAGGGGCGGCGTTACGATCTCCAATTCGAGAAGAAGGCGATCCTCTACGGCGAGCAGAGGAGCGGGAACATGGGGAACGCCGTCGCGGCCGGCGATTTCGACGGAGACGGAATCGACGATCTCGCCGTGGCGACGCCGGGCGCCGATCGCTCGGATCCGGATCGGAAAATCGCGGGGAGAATCGATGTGTATTTCGGCGGTCCGGAGCGGCGGGCGGACGAAGCGCACACCGGCACCGGCGAGGCGGATTGGGTGATCTTCGGCGGCGGGGAGAAAGACGGAATCGGCTACAGCCTCGTCGCGGGCGATCTGGATGGTGATGGACGGGACGAACTGGTCGTCGGCTCCATTTTCCTGGACGGCCCCGATGGAGAGCGGGTGAACTGCGGGGGCGCCTACGTGTTCTACGGCGGGCCCCGCCATGAGGGCCGGCGAGTGATCGATCTGGCGCGGGAACCGGCGGACATCGCGATCTTCGGCGCGGAAGCGAAGGACCACCTCACGGGAGACATGGCCGCCGGCGATCTCGACGGAGACGGCAGGGACGATTTGGTCCTCGGCGCTTTTTACGCGGACGGGCCGGAAAACGGCCGCCATCATTGCGGTGAGGCTCATGTGCTTTTCGGCGCCCCCCGATCGGCGCTGCCGCCGGTGATCGACCTGGCGGAAACGACCCTCCCCTGGATCTACGGCGCCGAGGCTTCCGACACATTCGGAAGAGCCCTCGCCATAGGCGATCTGGACGGCGACGGGAAGGGGGATATCATCGGCGGCGCCTACTACGCCGACGGACCGGACAACGAGAGAATCAACGCCGGCGAGGTATACGTTCTCTACGGGCGCCCCCGGGATCGATTCCCCTCCGAAACGGATCTGACCGACGGCGCGGACCTACATATCTACGGTGAGGCGGAAGGTTTCGTCACGGGCCGCGACGTGGCCGCCGCGGACATGAATCGGGACGGCCGGGACGACATGTTGATCGGCGCGCATTTCGGAACGGTGGACCCGCGGGACACGGAGGGAAGCCGGGACGGCGTGCTCTACATCGTCTACGGGCGGCCGGAACGCGGAATGGTCGGCGTCCTCGATCTCGGCACGAACGCCGACTGCCGCATCCACGGCGGAGAGAGCCACGAGCAACTGGGATGGCCGCTGATCACCGGCGTCATCGACGAGGAAGGGAACGAAGCGGTGATCGCCGTCGCCAAGAAATCCTCCGGCGGGGAGCTGGCGCGCCACGAAGCGGGGGAAGCCTATTTCATCTCCTCCCGGCCGTTGCGGGAAACCCTCCGGGGGCGCATTTCCATCGATGAAGCGGCGGATTTTTCCGTCGTCGGATCGAACGAGCGGGACAAGGCCGCCTTCAGCGGAGCGGTGCTCGACTGGAACGGCGACGGAAGGCCGGAGATCGCCCTCGGCGTTCCGGACGCGGGCGGGCCGAGCGGCGACGCCCCTTCCGCGGGGGAAACGATCCTCTTCTTCGTCCCCTGA
- a CDS encoding SpoIID/LytB domain-containing protein produces the protein MKFLPRRALRAAALPAILLLLSCAPRPPVQPGAVPAERGRGRAPGLPVPPLRVALLVDVPSLEFGSARGGTLRWSGGERPVDPGETLRFEPGASGGIVLMEEAGGMWIEGAATFIPHGGEPFLLAGKPYGGTLVAVPSPTGISAVNGIGMEDYLRGVVPWEIGWLPEEKIEALKAQAVAARTYALSRLGREGEPWDLVADEGDQVYRGLERTDPVVDRAIRETAGVVAVFRGKLIRAYYSSTCGGRTAPLEEVWFDREGAPYLRGAGDGPGGGIDPSRSFCRESPHFRWVEHWSGSEAVAGIIRRLAAEKKLDAGRLGRLRDVRVEKKGRSGRVLSVLFRAEGEDVRVGGDRVRWVLGRPQGGGILRSTWFDLEVKREGGLVTEIRAEGRGFGHGIGMCQWGAMGMAEKGYSYDRILTHYYPGIDLRRATRSLLSRGPR, from the coding sequence ATGAAGTTTTTGCCCCGCCGCGCGCTCCGCGCCGCCGCTCTTCCGGCGATTCTCCTTCTGCTCTCCTGCGCCCCCCGCCCACCGGTTCAACCCGGAGCGGTTCCGGCGGAGAGGGGGCGGGGGCGGGCGCCGGGGCTGCCGGTGCCTCCCCTGCGGGTGGCGCTTCTCGTGGACGTTCCCTCTCTCGAGTTCGGCTCGGCGCGGGGAGGGACGCTCCGCTGGTCCGGCGGCGAGCGTCCGGTCGATCCGGGCGAGACCCTCCGCTTCGAGCCGGGCGCGTCGGGCGGCATCGTGCTCATGGAAGAGGCGGGGGGGATGTGGATCGAGGGGGCGGCCACCTTCATCCCCCATGGGGGGGAGCCTTTCCTCCTCGCGGGGAAGCCGTACGGCGGCACTCTCGTGGCGGTCCCTTCGCCGACCGGGATCTCGGCGGTGAACGGAATCGGCATGGAGGACTACCTGCGCGGAGTCGTCCCCTGGGAGATCGGTTGGCTTCCGGAGGAGAAGATCGAGGCGCTCAAGGCGCAGGCGGTGGCGGCGCGCACCTACGCGCTCTCGCGGTTGGGAAGGGAGGGGGAGCCCTGGGACCTGGTCGCCGACGAGGGGGACCAGGTGTATCGCGGACTGGAGAGGACCGACCCCGTGGTGGATCGCGCGATCCGCGAAACGGCGGGGGTGGTCGCCGTGTTCCGCGGCAAGCTGATCCGCGCCTACTACTCCTCCACCTGCGGCGGCCGCACGGCGCCGTTGGAAGAGGTCTGGTTCGACAGGGAGGGGGCGCCCTACCTGCGGGGCGCCGGAGACGGCCCCGGCGGTGGGATCGATCCCTCCCGTTCGTTCTGCCGCGAGTCGCCGCACTTCCGTTGGGTCGAGCATTGGTCCGGCTCCGAGGCGGTCGCCGGAATCATCCGCCGTCTCGCCGCGGAGAAGAAGCTCGACGCCGGGAGGCTCGGGCGGCTCCGGGACGTCCGTGTGGAAAAGAAGGGGCGATCGGGGCGTGTGCTCTCGGTTCTCTTCCGCGCCGAGGGAGAGGATGTGCGGGTCGGCGGCGACAGGGTCCGGTGGGTGCTCGGACGCCCGCAAGGAGGGGGCATTCTCCGGAGCACCTGGTTTGATCTGGAAGTGAAGCGGGAAGGGGGCCTCGTGACGGAGATCCGAGCCGAGGGGCGCGGCTTCGGCCACGGGATCGGCATGTGCCAGTGGGGAGCGATGGGGATGGCGGAGAAGGGCTACTCCTACGACCGGATCCTGACGCATTACTATCCGGGGATCGACCTTCGCCGGGCGACCCGCTCCCTCCTCTCGCGGGGACCGCGATGA
- a CDS encoding right-handed parallel beta-helix repeat-containing protein: MRFRTEMSVWGVLFLLLPATAALAVTHQVPTTFNTIQAAVNAASSGDVVVVASGTYAENLSIKSGVEVIGAGPDFTILDGGAQASTVFFPYGVNQNTRIEGFTIRNGKNQKGGGIMISAGASPTITNCFIRDNVADFRGGGIYMDGGGEPTIEFCTLQDNWAVEGAAVYVAGSNAELRWSVICSNSAEVKGGGVHIQNSMNAVVEHNTIAMNHLEEDHDFGCGLSIYSSIATVSHNIIAWNTGGGGFWVNGSLINGVCNLGWANDETEGECCFGDPGPIEFEVDPLFCDAENCDLRLSGSSPALNPEGCGLIGALTIGCEFTPTENTSWGDIKKMYR, from the coding sequence ATGCGATTCCGCACCGAGATGAGCGTTTGGGGGGTGCTTTTCCTTCTGCTGCCGGCGACGGCCGCTCTGGCGGTGACCCATCAGGTACCGACCACCTTCAACACGATCCAGGCCGCCGTGAACGCCGCTTCGAGCGGAGACGTGGTCGTGGTCGCCTCGGGCACCTACGCCGAGAATCTTTCCATCAAGAGCGGCGTCGAGGTGATCGGGGCGGGCCCCGACTTCACCATTCTGGACGGAGGCGCGCAGGCCTCGACCGTCTTTTTCCCGTACGGAGTGAACCAGAACACCCGTATCGAGGGGTTCACGATCCGGAACGGGAAGAACCAGAAGGGCGGGGGGATCATGATCAGCGCCGGCGCCTCGCCGACGATCACCAACTGCTTCATCCGGGACAATGTCGCGGACTTCCGCGGCGGCGGAATCTACATGGACGGCGGCGGCGAGCCGACGATCGAGTTCTGCACCCTTCAGGACAACTGGGCGGTGGAGGGCGCGGCCGTCTACGTTGCGGGAAGCAACGCGGAACTGCGCTGGAGCGTGATCTGCAGCAACTCGGCGGAGGTGAAGGGTGGGGGCGTCCATATCCAGAACAGCATGAACGCCGTGGTCGAGCACAACACCATCGCCATGAATCATCTGGAAGAGGATCACGATTTCGGGTGCGGTCTCTCGATCTACAGCTCCATCGCCACGGTGAGCCACAACATCATCGCGTGGAACACCGGCGGCGGCGGTTTCTGGGTCAACGGCTCTCTGATTAACGGTGTGTGCAACCTGGGGTGGGCGAACGACGAGACCGAGGGGGAGTGCTGCTTCGGCGATCCCGGTCCGATCGAGTTCGAGGTCGACCCTCTTTTCTGCGACGCGGAGAACTGCGATCTCCGCCTGAGCGGCTCCAGCCCGGCGCTGAATCCCGAGGGGTGCGGCCTGATCGGGGCGCTCACCATCGGCTGCGAGTTCACGCCCACCGAGAACACCTCCTGGGGCGATATCAAGAAGATGTATCGGTAA
- a CDS encoding DUF1844 domain-containing protein codes for MADEKSPDIHTFRFLALIDSLRHAATLFMGEAEAPEGEGGSAPEPEKTRESLEKARHYIDFLATLEVKTRGNLSDPEKRYLDDLLAALRLKFVDAAEKAGEGAGRTSGADSDPAREPEESGEEPGEGER; via the coding sequence ATGGCGGACGAAAAGTCCCCCGACATCCACACGTTCCGTTTTTTAGCCCTGATCGATTCCCTCAGACACGCGGCGACCCTTTTCATGGGGGAGGCGGAAGCGCCGGAAGGGGAGGGCGGGAGCGCTCCCGAACCGGAGAAGACCCGGGAGAGCCTGGAGAAAGCAAGGCACTATATCGATTTCCTGGCCACCCTTGAGGTCAAGACACGCGGAAACCTCTCGGATCCGGAGAAGCGGTATCTGGACGATCTCCTCGCGGCGCTCCGTCTGAAATTCGTGGACGCCGCGGAGAAGGCCGGAGAGGGCGCCGGTCGGACTTCCGGAGCGGATTCCGATCCCGCCCGGGAGCCGGAGGAGAGTGGGGAAGAGCCCGGGGAAGGCGAACGGTGA
- a CDS encoding glycoside hydrolase family 3 protein gives MTDRFLGLAGRLVMAAPAGRSLLVKEEAILRRGGVGHLILFRRNMRDQEEVGRLTARAARLLPRPPLIATDQEGGLVSEARAVAGVPPAPMRLGAAGDEGAAEAWARESAARLREIGVGMALAPVLDVVGPGGGAVIGTRAYGGRPGLVARMGAAAVRGALLGGVLPVGKHFPGHGGVRADSHTGLPADRRTGDLIRRRDLVPFHAAIRAGLPAVMIAHVAYPGLGTGRRPATLSEEVIGGLLRRQLGFRGIVMSDALEMAGFPGMEGVVPAFRAGIDLFCAGRSLAQGERVAGLLARAMREGRIDPEEAGERGERIERLRDGLPAASSPPRRRPPFPEARGIVRARGRGPFRPFPAEGGILFLPKRLEGRIGLPVDPGEAVRGAGAVRVVRYPFDPSPGEVRVLLREAGRVPASAVGILGRGEPPAGQLRLLRGLAPLPGRLLPVALLDPEPLLRAWPGEALLTFGFEPEALVALLRVLSGKSRPAGTSPLAIR, from the coding sequence ATGACCGACCGCTTTCTGGGACTCGCCGGTCGTTTGGTGATGGCCGCCCCCGCGGGGCGGTCTCTCCTTGTCAAGGAGGAGGCGATCCTCCGGCGGGGCGGAGTCGGCCACCTGATCCTCTTTCGACGAAATATGCGCGATCAGGAGGAAGTGGGGCGTTTGACGGCGCGGGCGGCGCGGCTCCTCCCCCGGCCGCCTCTGATCGCGACCGACCAGGAGGGGGGGCTGGTCTCGGAGGCGCGCGCCGTCGCCGGTGTTCCACCGGCGCCGATGCGGCTCGGCGCGGCGGGGGACGAGGGGGCGGCCGAGGCGTGGGCGAGGGAAAGCGCGGCCCGCCTCCGTGAGATCGGCGTGGGGATGGCGCTCGCGCCGGTACTGGACGTGGTCGGTCCCGGCGGGGGAGCGGTGATCGGGACGCGGGCGTACGGCGGACGGCCGGGGCTCGTCGCGCGGATGGGGGCGGCCGCGGTGCGCGGCGCGCTCCTCGGGGGCGTTCTCCCCGTGGGGAAGCACTTTCCCGGCCACGGGGGAGTGCGCGCCGACTCTCATACCGGCCTACCGGCGGACCGGCGGACTGGGGATCTCATCCGCCGCCGGGATCTGGTTCCCTTCCACGCCGCGATACGGGCCGGCCTCCCCGCGGTGATGATCGCCCACGTCGCCTACCCCGGCCTCGGGACGGGGCGGCGCCCCGCCACTCTTTCGGAAGAGGTGATCGGGGGGCTCCTCCGGCGGCAACTCGGCTTCCGGGGAATCGTGATGAGCGATGCGTTGGAGATGGCCGGTTTCCCCGGGATGGAGGGGGTGGTTCCCGCGTTCCGCGCCGGGATCGACCTCTTTTGCGCAGGCCGCTCCCTCGCCCAGGGGGAGAGGGTGGCCGGTCTTCTCGCCCGTGCGATGCGGGAGGGCCGGATCGATCCGGAGGAGGCGGGGGAGAGGGGGGAGAGGATCGAGCGTTTGCGGGATGGCCTCCCCGCCGCCTCCTCCCCTCCCCGGCGGCGCCCCCCCTTTCCGGAGGCGCGCGGGATCGTCCGGGCGCGCGGGCGCGGTCCCTTCCGCCCCTTCCCCGCGGAGGGGGGCATTCTCTTCCTGCCGAAACGCCTCGAGGGGCGGATCGGTCTGCCGGTCGATCCGGGGGAGGCCGTCCGGGGCGCCGGGGCGGTCCGTGTCGTCCGTTATCCCTTCGATCCGTCACCGGGAGAAGTCCGTGTTCTTCTCCGGGAGGCGGGGCGGGTCCCCGCGTCGGCGGTGGGCATCCTGGGAAGGGGGGAGCCCCCGGCGGGGCAGCTCCGTCTTCTCCGCGGGCTGGCTCCCCTTCCGGGGCGCCTCCTTCCGGTGGCCCTTCTCGACCCGGAGCCGCTCCTCCGCGCGTGGCCGGGGGAGGCGCTCCTCACCTTCGGTTTCGAGCCGGAGGCGCTGGTCGCCCTTCTCCGCGTCCTGTCCGGAAAATCGCGCCCCGCCGGGACTTCCCCGCTCGCAATTCGTTGA